A region from the Arthrobacter roseus genome encodes:
- a CDS encoding bifunctional allantoicase/(S)-ureidoglycine aminohydrolase — protein MSKPTYYAPASELPPQTDLLTDRAVVTEAYTVIPRGVMRDIVTSVIPEWDGTRAWILNRPVAGGATTFAQYLMEIAPGGGSTDPEPEAGVESFMFLLEGTLNVTIEGEKHELTPGGFAFLPPAVAWEVANAGSELAKFQWIRKAYEPLAGHTPKPVVGNEQDIEPGSMPGTENKWRTTRMLDPKDLAYDMHFNVVTFEPGAIIPFAETHVMEHGLYVLEGKAVYRMNQDWVEVQEGDYMSLRAFCPQACYAGGPSNFRYLLYKDVNRQIRLT, from the coding sequence TTGAGTAAACCTACGTATTATGCGCCAGCTTCCGAGCTGCCGCCGCAGACAGATCTACTGACCGACCGCGCCGTTGTCACCGAGGCGTACACCGTGATTCCCCGCGGCGTCATGCGCGACATTGTCACCAGCGTCATCCCCGAATGGGACGGCACCCGGGCGTGGATCCTCAACCGGCCAGTTGCCGGCGGAGCGACGACGTTCGCGCAGTACCTGATGGAGATCGCCCCGGGCGGCGGGTCCACGGATCCTGAGCCCGAGGCAGGCGTCGAATCCTTCATGTTCCTGCTCGAAGGCACCCTTAACGTGACGATCGAGGGTGAGAAGCATGAACTCACTCCGGGAGGATTCGCGTTCCTGCCTCCCGCCGTCGCATGGGAAGTGGCCAACGCCGGCAGCGAGCTGGCTAAGTTTCAGTGGATCCGTAAGGCGTACGAGCCGCTCGCCGGCCACACGCCGAAGCCCGTTGTCGGTAACGAGCAGGACATCGAGCCCGGCTCAATGCCTGGCACCGAGAACAAATGGCGCACCACCCGGATGCTTGATCCCAAGGACCTCGCGTATGACATGCACTTCAATGTGGTCACGTTTGAGCCCGGCGCCATCATCCCGTTCGCCGAAACCCACGTTATGGAACACGGCCTCTACGTCCTCGAGGGCAAGGCCGTCTATCGGATGAACCAGGACTGGGTCGAGGTACAGGAAGGGGACTACATGTCCCTGCGCGCATTCTGCCCGCAGGCCTGCTACGCCGGTGGCCCCAGTAACTTCCGCTACCTGCTGTACAAGGACGTCAACCGGCAGATCCGTCTGACGTAA
- a CDS encoding DUF6986 family protein produces the protein MAALNAEDYRTIDEQLAATDALLESAYPGDRDVRQPVHTVYVPADRYDPAMPSAWGKQALATVAEHGGTAAVCAELGLDGDLAAQVAGKVTAKLEREPIEDLRLDFEDGYGNRGDEQEDADVRNAAAAVVQAVNDGVAPPFIGIRFKCFEAPTRARGLRTLDLFVSELCAAGELPEGLVLTLPKVSTVAQVEAMVYACQRLEAAHGLPERRLGFEVQMETPQLILGADGRVPVAELLHRAEGRITSLHYGTYDYSASLGIAAAYQSMEHPAADYAKQVMQVAVAGTGIHLSDGSTNILPLGDAKNVVAAWKLHGRLVRRSLERGYYQGWDLHAAQLPTRYIATYAFYREGFAAAAQRLRNYVHQLDSAIMDEPATAKALAKFVHRGVECGAVGEAEVQEAAGVSADELASLARSGAVSPVAVA, from the coding sequence ATGGCCGCGCTGAATGCGGAGGATTACCGCACTATAGATGAACAGCTGGCTGCCACGGATGCCCTTCTGGAGTCCGCGTATCCGGGGGACCGCGACGTACGGCAGCCCGTTCACACCGTTTATGTTCCCGCGGATCGCTACGATCCCGCGATGCCTTCTGCCTGGGGGAAGCAAGCGTTGGCCACTGTTGCTGAACACGGCGGCACGGCTGCCGTTTGCGCCGAACTCGGGCTCGACGGCGACCTGGCGGCGCAGGTAGCAGGAAAGGTCACCGCGAAACTGGAACGCGAACCGATCGAGGACCTTCGGCTGGACTTCGAGGACGGCTACGGCAACCGCGGGGACGAGCAGGAGGACGCCGACGTCCGCAACGCAGCGGCCGCCGTCGTGCAGGCAGTGAACGACGGCGTTGCCCCGCCCTTTATCGGCATCCGCTTCAAGTGCTTCGAGGCCCCAACCCGGGCGCGTGGCCTGAGGACCCTAGACCTCTTTGTTTCGGAACTGTGTGCAGCGGGCGAGTTGCCCGAGGGGCTGGTCCTCACGTTGCCCAAGGTCAGTACCGTGGCTCAGGTCGAGGCCATGGTGTACGCCTGCCAGCGGCTCGAAGCCGCTCATGGGCTGCCTGAACGGAGGCTCGGGTTTGAAGTGCAGATGGAGACACCGCAGCTCATTCTCGGCGCGGACGGCAGGGTTCCCGTTGCGGAACTGCTGCACCGGGCCGAAGGCCGAATCACATCGTTGCACTATGGCACCTACGATTACAGCGCCTCACTGGGTATAGCGGCGGCGTATCAGTCGATGGAGCACCCTGCCGCGGATTACGCGAAGCAGGTCATGCAGGTGGCGGTCGCCGGAACGGGAATTCACCTCTCTGACGGCTCCACCAACATTCTGCCGCTGGGCGATGCGAAGAACGTCGTCGCCGCCTGGAAGCTGCACGGGCGGCTAGTCCGCCGGTCGTTGGAACGTGGCTACTACCAGGGCTGGGATCTACACGCAGCGCAGCTGCCCACACGGTACATCGCCACCTACGCATTTTACCGGGAAGGTTTCGCAGCCGCTGCGCAGAGACTGCGCAACTATGTGCACCAGCTGGACAGCGCCATCATGGACGAGCCGGCGACCGCCAAAGCATTGGCAAAGTTCGTGCACCGCGGCGTCGAATGCGGTGCCGTGGGTGAAGCCGAAGTGCAGGAAGCTGCCGGGGTTTCAGCTGACGAACTCGCATCGCTGGCCCGCTCCGGCGCCGTGTCCCCGGTAGCCGTGGCGTAG
- the aceB gene encoding malate synthase A yields MSIEVTNGTPVDRADEILTPEALEFVHQLHQRFADTRNDRLSARAAQREQVAKTGKLVFLPETQSVRDGDWKVAPAPAPLQDRRVEMTGPASPAKMAINALNSGAKVWLADLEDASTPTWHNVIDSILNLRDAARGTLAFTSPKGKEYKLRTDAPLAVVVTRPRGWHLPEKNVLIDGKPGIGALVDFGLHFFHTAKQLVENGSGPYYYLPKMENHLEARLWNEIFVFAQDYVGIPQGTIRATVLIETIPAAFEMDEILYELRDHASGLNAGRWDYLFSIIKYFRDAGENFILPDRASVAMTAPFMRAYTELLVKTCHHREAFAMGGMAAVIPNRREPEVTAQAFEKVRADKTREANDGFDGSWVAHPDLVPICQEVFDAVLGDKPNQVDRQRDGVEVTAEQLLDVTTAPGKVTEEGLRSNLYVAVSYVAVWLSGNGAVAIHNLMEDAATAEISRSQVWQQIRNKVELDTGKTVTPELVTEILGEETEKLRGEVGDEAFAKYYEPASRLIANICLSEDYTDFLTLPAYELVS; encoded by the coding sequence ATGAGCATTGAAGTAACCAACGGCACCCCAGTGGACCGCGCTGACGAGATCCTCACCCCTGAGGCCCTCGAGTTCGTCCACCAGCTTCACCAGCGGTTTGCCGACACCCGCAACGACCGGCTGAGCGCCCGAGCTGCACAGCGTGAGCAGGTAGCCAAGACCGGAAAGCTCGTCTTTCTGCCGGAGACACAAAGCGTGCGCGACGGCGACTGGAAAGTTGCACCCGCACCGGCCCCGCTGCAGGACCGCCGGGTCGAGATGACCGGACCGGCGTCGCCCGCCAAAATGGCCATCAACGCACTGAACTCCGGAGCGAAAGTATGGCTCGCTGACCTTGAAGACGCCAGCACACCCACCTGGCACAACGTCATCGACTCCATCCTGAACCTGCGCGATGCAGCGCGCGGAACGCTGGCTTTCACCTCGCCCAAGGGCAAGGAGTACAAGCTCCGCACTGACGCGCCGCTCGCCGTCGTCGTCACCCGCCCCCGTGGCTGGCACCTGCCCGAGAAGAACGTCCTGATTGACGGCAAGCCCGGAATCGGTGCCCTGGTGGACTTTGGGCTGCATTTCTTCCACACCGCCAAGCAGCTCGTGGAGAACGGAAGCGGTCCTTACTATTACCTCCCGAAGATGGAAAACCACCTGGAGGCCCGGCTGTGGAACGAGATCTTCGTGTTCGCGCAGGACTATGTGGGTATCCCGCAGGGGACCATCCGCGCCACCGTACTGATCGAGACCATCCCGGCAGCCTTCGAGATGGACGAGATTCTCTACGAACTGCGTGACCACGCCTCCGGGCTGAACGCTGGCCGCTGGGACTACCTGTTCAGCATCATCAAGTACTTCCGCGACGCCGGTGAGAATTTCATCCTGCCAGACCGCGCGAGCGTGGCCATGACGGCACCTTTCATGCGTGCGTACACCGAATTGCTCGTGAAAACCTGCCACCACCGTGAAGCTTTCGCGATGGGCGGGATGGCGGCCGTCATCCCTAACCGGCGCGAACCAGAAGTAACGGCCCAGGCATTCGAGAAGGTCCGCGCGGATAAAACCCGTGAAGCCAACGATGGATTCGACGGCTCCTGGGTGGCGCACCCGGACCTGGTGCCCATTTGCCAGGAGGTGTTTGACGCAGTGCTCGGCGATAAGCCCAATCAGGTGGATCGCCAGCGCGACGGCGTCGAGGTCACCGCAGAGCAACTACTGGACGTCACCACGGCGCCGGGTAAGGTCACCGAGGAAGGGCTGCGGTCCAACCTCTACGTCGCCGTCTCCTACGTGGCCGTCTGGCTGTCCGGAAACGGCGCCGTCGCCATCCACAACCTGATGGAAGACGCCGCCACCGCAGAGATCTCACGCTCGCAGGTGTGGCAGCAGATCCGCAACAAGGTAGAGCTGGACACCGGGAAGACGGTCACGCCGGAACTTGTCACCGAAATCCTTGGTGAGGAGACCGAGAAACTGCGCGGCGAAGTGGGCGACGAGGCCTTCGCGAAGTACTACGAGCCGGCAAGCCGCCTGATCGCGAATATCTGCCTTTCGGAGGACTACACCGATTTCCTGACGCTGCCCGCGTACGAGCTAGTGTCGTAG
- a CDS encoding NAD-dependent malic enzyme, which produces MASPSPGYSITLRVQAPSSFTATTELAAAVGAVGASITALDVVESYHDRIVVDVSCNTTDATHGEQVRDALDKLDGVNVRHVNDRTFLLHQGGKLEVTPKVALRNRDDLSRAYTPGVARVCLAIAENPELARNLTIKRNTIAVVTDGTAVLGLGNIGPAAALPVMEGKAALFKQFANVDAWPVCLDTQDTEEIISIVKALAPVYGGVNLEDIAAPRCFEIEKRLRDELDIPVFHDDQHGTAIVVLAALKNALRVVNKKIEDVRIVVAGVGAAGSAIVQLLQAQGAKNIVACGRNGAIHSGETYTDEHRQWLAENTNQEAFSGTLHEAMVGADVFIGVSGPNVLGEEQVKAMAQDSIVFAMANPDPEIDPIIAAKHAAVVATGRSDFPNQINNVLAFPGFFRGLLDAGASDIIPEMLVAAAEAIAARVNDDELNASFIIPSVFDPHVASDVASAVAAAAASSQA; this is translated from the coding sequence ATGGCGAGTCCGAGTCCCGGCTACTCAATCACCCTGCGCGTCCAGGCGCCGTCGAGCTTTACTGCAACCACCGAGCTCGCCGCGGCCGTTGGGGCTGTGGGAGCTTCCATCACAGCGCTCGACGTCGTGGAGTCCTACCACGACCGCATCGTCGTAGATGTGAGTTGCAACACTACAGATGCAACGCACGGAGAGCAGGTTCGTGACGCGCTGGACAAGCTCGACGGCGTGAACGTCCGCCACGTCAACGACCGCACCTTCCTCCTTCATCAGGGCGGAAAGCTCGAAGTCACACCCAAGGTGGCCCTGCGCAACCGTGACGATCTCTCCCGCGCCTACACACCCGGCGTCGCCCGTGTCTGCTTGGCTATTGCCGAGAACCCCGAGCTGGCACGCAATCTGACGATCAAGCGCAACACCATTGCAGTGGTCACTGACGGTACGGCCGTCCTTGGCCTCGGCAACATTGGGCCCGCTGCCGCTTTGCCAGTCATGGAAGGCAAGGCCGCGCTGTTCAAGCAGTTCGCCAACGTGGACGCCTGGCCAGTCTGCCTGGACACTCAGGACACCGAGGAAATCATCAGTATCGTCAAAGCACTCGCGCCGGTCTACGGAGGAGTGAACCTCGAGGACATCGCAGCCCCACGCTGCTTCGAAATCGAGAAGCGCCTTCGCGATGAACTGGACATCCCCGTCTTCCACGACGATCAGCACGGCACCGCCATTGTGGTCCTCGCGGCCCTCAAGAACGCGCTGCGCGTGGTGAACAAGAAGATCGAGGACGTACGCATCGTCGTAGCTGGAGTGGGCGCGGCCGGATCCGCCATTGTGCAGCTCCTCCAGGCACAGGGCGCAAAGAACATTGTGGCGTGCGGCCGAAACGGCGCCATCCACAGTGGAGAAACTTACACCGACGAACACCGCCAGTGGCTTGCAGAAAACACCAACCAGGAGGCCTTCTCCGGAACACTGCACGAGGCAATGGTCGGCGCAGACGTCTTCATCGGAGTCAGTGGCCCCAACGTCTTGGGCGAAGAGCAGGTCAAGGCCATGGCACAGGATTCCATTGTCTTTGCCATGGCAAACCCGGACCCGGAAATTGACCCGATCATCGCCGCAAAACATGCCGCCGTCGTCGCCACCGGACGCAGCGACTTCCCCAACCAGATCAACAACGTCCTCGCCTTCCCCGGCTTCTTCCGCGGACTGTTGGACGCTGGCGCGTCGGACATCATCCCGGAAATGCTCGTAGCCGCCGCAGAAGCAATCGCGGCCAGAGTCAACGATGATGAGCTGAACGCGAGCTTCATCATCCCGAGCGTTTTCGATCCCCACGTTGCATCCGACGTCGCCTCCGCTGTTGCGGCCGCTGCGGCGTCATCCCAGGCTTAG
- a CDS encoding IclR family transcriptional regulator has translation MADRPAGSGVQSVERVFELLELITDAGGEVTLSELASSTELPLPTIHRLLRTLVAKGYARQLPNRRYALGPRLIRLGEGANKQLGVLARPQLKHLVDQLGETANMAMLDSDMVIYIAQVPSPHSMRMFNEVGRRAHTHDTGVGKAILAQLSDDDVRGIVTRAGMPAHTSFSVDSIDALLTELQAVRNRGYSIDEQEQELGVRCFAIAIPDSPTPAAISVSGPVSRVDDRFAEKAVPLLREAAKLISQDLNSTAVTAS, from the coding sequence ATGGCTGATCGGCCGGCCGGTAGCGGCGTGCAGTCTGTGGAGCGCGTTTTCGAACTGCTCGAACTCATCACGGATGCGGGCGGCGAAGTAACACTGAGCGAACTCGCCTCATCCACCGAGCTCCCGCTCCCCACCATTCACCGCCTACTGCGGACACTTGTCGCCAAGGGCTACGCCCGCCAGTTGCCCAACCGGCGCTATGCCCTGGGCCCGCGACTGATCCGCCTCGGCGAAGGAGCCAACAAACAACTCGGGGTGCTGGCACGCCCGCAGCTGAAGCACCTGGTGGACCAGCTGGGCGAGACAGCCAATATGGCGATGCTGGACTCAGACATGGTGATCTATATTGCCCAGGTTCCGTCACCACACTCCATGCGCATGTTCAATGAAGTCGGGCGCCGCGCCCATACTCATGACACCGGCGTCGGAAAGGCCATTCTGGCCCAACTGAGCGACGACGACGTCCGTGGAATCGTCACCAGGGCCGGCATGCCAGCCCACACAAGCTTCAGCGTGGACTCCATCGACGCACTGCTGACAGAGCTCCAAGCCGTCCGGAACCGCGGATACTCCATTGATGAACAGGAGCAGGAACTCGGCGTCCGCTGCTTTGCGATCGCTATTCCCGACTCCCCCACGCCGGCTGCGATTTCCGTTTCCGGTCCGGTATCCCGCGTGGACGATAGGTTTGCGGAGAAGGCCGTGCCGTTGTTGAGAGAAGCTGCAAAGCTCATCTCCCAAGATCTGAACAGCACGGCCGTCACGGCATCATAG
- the pucL gene encoding factor-independent urate hydroxylase has protein sequence MTATTTESAATGTGRIVLGSNQYGKAEVRLVKITRDTARHEIEDLSVTSLLHGDFESAHIDGDNAHVVATDTQKNTIYSFARDGVGSPEAFLLRLGKHFTESFDWVSGGRWAAEQYSWNRIDDHDHAFFKNKSETRTAVLHVENGERTLVAGISDLTVLKSTGSEFHGFPRDRYTTLGETTERILATDVTTRWRYNTTDVDFNSVYDSVRLIMLKAFADTHSTALQQSMFQMGKQALEAHPEIEEIKFSLPNNHHFLVDLSPFDLDNPNEVFFAADRPYGLIEATIKREQPEGTAEAAVWANTPGFC, from the coding sequence ATGACTGCTACAACCACCGAAAGCGCCGCGACGGGCACCGGGCGCATTGTTCTGGGATCCAATCAGTACGGCAAGGCCGAAGTTCGTCTCGTCAAGATCACTCGCGACACTGCACGGCATGAGATCGAAGACCTCAGTGTCACTTCGCTGCTGCACGGGGATTTTGAGTCTGCCCATATTGACGGCGACAATGCTCACGTTGTTGCCACGGACACGCAGAAGAACACCATCTACTCCTTTGCCCGCGATGGCGTTGGTTCTCCCGAGGCTTTCCTTCTGCGTCTTGGAAAGCACTTCACTGAGAGCTTCGACTGGGTCAGCGGCGGACGTTGGGCCGCTGAGCAGTACAGCTGGAACCGCATCGACGATCACGACCACGCGTTTTTCAAGAACAAGTCAGAGACCCGTACTGCTGTACTTCATGTTGAAAACGGTGAGCGCACTCTGGTGGCCGGAATCTCAGACCTCACAGTCTTGAAGTCCACCGGATCCGAGTTCCATGGGTTCCCGCGAGACAGGTACACCACTCTGGGTGAGACAACGGAGCGAATCCTTGCCACCGATGTCACTACCCGATGGCGCTACAACACCACCGATGTCGACTTCAACAGCGTCTATGACAGCGTGCGGTTGATCATGCTCAAGGCGTTCGCGGACACGCATTCAACGGCACTGCAGCAGTCGATGTTCCAGATGGGTAAGCAGGCGCTTGAGGCTCACCCGGAGATTGAGGAGATCAAGTTCTCGCTGCCTAACAACCACCACTTTCTGGTGGACCTGTCGCCGTTTGATCTGGACAATCCCAACGAGGTGTTCTTCGCGGCCGACCGCCCGTACGGTCTGATCGAGGCCACCATCAAGCGCGAACAGCCTGAAGGAACCGCTGAAGCAGCGGTCTGGGCGAACACTCCGGGCTTCTGCTGA